From the genome of Pirellulales bacterium, one region includes:
- a CDS encoding DUF3467 domain-containing protein encodes MSKPIELEKEGIRPGPEAAEGQPAPQRQRIEVKDAGAISCYANFCRVTGTPEELIIDFGLNPQPIGVPNEPVVITQRIVTNYFTAKRMLHALQLTVQRHEEAFGVLETDIQKRLVGRRT; translated from the coding sequence GTGTCCAAACCTATTGAACTGGAAAAAGAAGGTATTCGGCCAGGTCCTGAAGCTGCGGAAGGGCAACCCGCGCCGCAACGACAACGCATTGAAGTGAAGGATGCCGGCGCCATTTCTTGCTACGCCAATTTCTGCCGGGTGACCGGCACCCCAGAAGAATTGATTATCGATTTTGGCTTGAACCCACAGCCGATTGGTGTGCCAAACGAGCCGGTGGTAATTACCCAGCGGATTGTCACCAACTACTTTACTGCCAAGCGCATGTTGCACGCCCTGCAGTTAACGGTCCAACGCCATGAAGAAGCGTTCGGCGTGCTGGAGACCGACATTCAAAAGCGCTTGGTAGGCCGACGCACGTAG
- a CDS encoding tetratricopeptide repeat protein: protein MPESHLLYDEADKLKDAGKLDEAAAKLNALLSADPNYTLAHSALAVVYTRLKQHEEAISHAVRACELEPNDPFSFTALSVTFQRAGKIPEAEEAMARARMLQMGH from the coding sequence ATGCCCGAGAGCCATCTACTTTACGACGAAGCGGACAAACTAAAAGACGCAGGCAAGCTGGATGAGGCAGCCGCAAAATTAAACGCATTGCTATCGGCCGATCCGAATTACACGCTGGCACACTCCGCGTTAGCGGTTGTGTATACCCGGTTAAAACAGCACGAGGAAGCAATTTCTCATGCCGTCCGCGCGTGTGAATTGGAGCCGAACGACCCATTCAGCTTTACGGCGTTAAGCGTAACATTTCAGCGCGCCGGAAAAATTCCAGAAGCCGAAGAGGCTATGGCGCGCGCACGAATGCTGCAAATGGGACACTAA
- the lpxA gene encoding acyl-ACP--UDP-N-acetylglucosamine O-acyltransferase, translating to MNIHPLAVVSPQAQIGRDVRIGPFAIVEDDVVIGDHCQLAGHVVVKSGSRLGPRNCLCESAVIGGLPQHVRCPEQTGHVVLGEGNTLREYVTVHRALKPETATVLGDGNYLMAGAHVAHDCHIGNQVIMANNCLLAGHITVDDRSFISGAVAVHQFCRIGRMAMIGGHARVVRDIPPFVTVDGQTGDVVGLNLVGLKRNGFSPQQIIVLKAAYRLIFRSGLPWREMQQRLAAEFTDTAAAPMVEFFHGGTRGFAQERRPPRSVTLKLRQDVDELEPPSVPLPTVVNSNPAAPALHLQAKAG from the coding sequence GTGAACATCCACCCTTTGGCGGTTGTCAGCCCGCAAGCTCAAATTGGCCGCGACGTGCGAATTGGGCCATTCGCCATTGTCGAAGACGACGTGGTCATCGGCGATCACTGTCAACTTGCAGGTCATGTGGTTGTCAAAAGCGGTTCCCGCTTGGGTCCGCGAAATTGCCTGTGTGAGAGCGCGGTCATCGGCGGACTGCCTCAGCATGTGCGTTGCCCGGAACAAACCGGCCATGTTGTTCTTGGCGAAGGGAATACCCTACGGGAGTATGTAACCGTTCATCGGGCGCTCAAGCCCGAAACTGCCACCGTTCTTGGCGATGGTAATTATCTCATGGCCGGCGCGCATGTGGCCCACGATTGCCACATCGGAAATCAGGTGATTATGGCCAACAATTGCCTGTTGGCCGGTCACATCACCGTCGACGACCGCTCGTTTATCTCGGGCGCGGTCGCTGTCCACCAGTTTTGCCGCATTGGACGAATGGCGATGATCGGCGGGCATGCACGTGTGGTTCGCGATATCCCGCCGTTTGTCACAGTCGACGGCCAAACCGGCGACGTGGTGGGATTAAACCTGGTCGGTTTGAAGCGCAACGGTTTCAGTCCGCAGCAAATTATTGTGCTGAAAGCCGCGTACCGATTGATTTTTCGCAGCGGTTTGCCTTGGCGCGAAATGCAGCAGCGGCTCGCCGCGGAATTTACCGATACGGCCGCAGCTCCGATGGTGGAATTCTTTCACGGCGGCACACGCGGCTTCGCTCAAGAGCGCCGCCCTCCACGCAGCGTGACCTTGAAACTTCGGCAAGATGTGGACGAATTAGAGCCTCCCAGTGTGCCGCTGCCGACGGTTGTCAATTCCAATCCGGCTGCGCCGGCACTGCACTTACAAGCCAAGGCCGGCTAA
- a CDS encoding glycine cleavage T C-terminal barrel domain-containing protein, translating to METETSDFKLQYSALTCGVGVVVASDRTQLEFTGADRTKFLHNLCTNTVRDLPMGTGCETFILNVKGHIVGHGFVFICPASIVLETVPGQAEKLLAHFNRYLIREDVQVSDQSGDWAEFFLAGAQADECLTHLNWPRLTERLSHVAIAVDGGSVWLRKVDFAGPCGYLIACERRMSGNIKSLLVAKGAIPCGDQAFQAARIEFGTPFFGQDIGEENLPQEIDRDRLAISFTKGCYLGQETVARIDALGHVNRLLRGIKFAGAEIPARGTALFSAVESGSAQDAKNVGHVTSAYWSPRLQAPLALALASRTCASPGTRFRTPLGAAEIVTLPLIKP from the coding sequence ATGGAAACTGAAACCTCTGATTTCAAATTGCAGTATTCCGCTCTCACGTGCGGCGTGGGAGTGGTTGTCGCCAGCGATCGTACGCAGTTGGAATTTACAGGCGCCGATCGCACAAAATTCCTGCACAACCTCTGCACCAACACCGTGCGCGATTTGCCCATGGGAACAGGATGCGAGACGTTTATTTTGAACGTCAAAGGGCACATCGTGGGACACGGGTTTGTGTTTATTTGCCCCGCTTCTATCGTGCTGGAAACCGTGCCCGGCCAGGCGGAAAAGCTGCTGGCCCATTTTAATCGCTATTTGATACGGGAAGACGTGCAAGTGAGCGACCAATCTGGCGATTGGGCGGAGTTTTTTTTGGCCGGGGCACAAGCCGACGAATGTTTGACCCACCTGAATTGGCCACGCCTTACCGAGCGCTTGTCGCACGTGGCGATAGCGGTAGATGGCGGCTCCGTGTGGCTTAGAAAAGTTGATTTCGCTGGCCCGTGCGGCTACTTAATCGCTTGCGAGCGTCGCATGTCGGGCAATATCAAATCGCTGCTGGTGGCGAAAGGGGCTATCCCCTGCGGCGACCAGGCATTCCAGGCGGCGCGAATCGAATTCGGAACACCTTTTTTCGGCCAAGACATTGGCGAGGAAAACTTGCCGCAGGAAATCGATCGTGATCGGCTGGCAATCAGTTTCACAAAGGGATGCTATTTAGGCCAGGAAACGGTGGCCCGGATTGATGCGTTGGGGCACGTGAATCGTTTGTTACGGGGCATCAAATTTGCTGGGGCGGAAATTCCTGCGCGTGGGACGGCCCTGTTCAGTGCTGTAGAAAGCGGCAGCGCGCAGGATGCAAAAAACGTGGGACACGTAACCTCCGCCTACTGGTCGCCGCGGCTCCAGGCTCCGCTAGCGCTGGCGCTGGCTTCCCGCACTTGTGCTTCACCCGGTACACGGTTTCGAACACCTCTGGGTGCCGCAGAAATAGTGACTCTGCCGCTTATCAAGCCCTAG
- a CDS encoding lactate racemase domain-containing protein — MISNLSYGANQNLRLEIDPDALVADCLPPPGMNQADTVNAAARAAQSPLDFPPLCQATVPGDRVVIALGPDVPQAAEVVAAIVPELLAGGNAPAHISVLQAPISFSAHQPRGESGCAHDPRNSLPADLRETVKWITHHPSEQGEMSYLAADAQGAPLYLNRLLCDADLVVPVGCLRLHYSNSLNGEAGLWNDSIYPTFGDRNTLDHFSANGVPLTVGQVAHRHRQVDQVAWLLGIQITAQVIPGNGERAFRVLAGTPEAVFLQGHALCRSAWQQQVPQRAGLVVAGIGGGSAFQTWNHVGRALEAALRVVSEGGAIVLCTQLNEPWGPALKLLASSTDLAATQALLRKQRSADAALARRMAELVERASVYLLSALPEESVSPLGFAHIHDASEFSRLISHHDSCILLPDAQHAWPVVTGEED, encoded by the coding sequence ATGATTTCGAATTTGAGCTATGGAGCGAATCAAAACCTGCGATTGGAAATCGACCCGGACGCGCTGGTGGCCGATTGCCTGCCGCCGCCAGGAATGAACCAGGCCGACACCGTGAACGCAGCGGCGCGCGCGGCGCAGAGCCCACTGGATTTTCCGCCGCTGTGCCAGGCAACGGTTCCGGGCGATCGGGTGGTCATTGCCCTTGGCCCGGACGTGCCGCAAGCTGCGGAAGTAGTGGCGGCCATAGTTCCGGAGCTGCTGGCCGGCGGGAATGCTCCAGCCCACATTTCCGTGTTGCAGGCCCCGATATCATTTTCTGCCCACCAACCTCGCGGTGAATCTGGCTGTGCCCACGATCCACGTAATAGCTTGCCGGCCGACCTGCGCGAAACGGTGAAGTGGATTACGCACCACCCATCGGAACAAGGTGAAATGAGTTACCTGGCCGCTGATGCCCAGGGAGCGCCCCTTTATTTGAACCGCTTGTTATGCGACGCCGACCTGGTGGTTCCCGTGGGCTGCTTGCGGTTGCACTACTCGAATTCGCTTAACGGCGAAGCTGGATTATGGAACGACTCGATTTATCCCACGTTTGGCGACCGCAATACACTCGATCATTTTAGCGCTAACGGGGTGCCACTAACCGTGGGGCAAGTAGCCCATCGGCATCGTCAGGTCGATCAGGTAGCGTGGTTGTTGGGCATACAGATAACAGCTCAGGTTATTCCTGGCAATGGAGAGCGCGCATTTCGCGTTTTGGCTGGAACGCCGGAGGCGGTGTTTCTCCAAGGTCACGCCTTGTGCCGCTCCGCCTGGCAGCAACAAGTTCCACAAAGGGCCGGTTTGGTTGTGGCGGGAATAGGCGGCGGCTCTGCTTTTCAGACGTGGAACCACGTGGGCCGGGCCCTGGAGGCGGCGCTGCGCGTCGTATCCGAAGGCGGCGCGATCGTCTTATGCACGCAGTTAAACGAACCTTGGGGACCGGCTTTGAAGTTGCTGGCTAGCTCCACGGACTTGGCCGCAACCCAGGCGCTTTTGCGCAAGCAGCGTTCGGCAGATGCCGCGCTGGCACGCCGGATGGCAGAATTGGTCGAGCGAGCCAGTGTGTACTTACTCAGCGCGCTGCCGGAAGAGTCGGTTTCGCCGCTCGGCTTTGCCCACATTCATGATGCCTCGGAATTCTCGCGGTTGATCAGCCATCACGATTCTTGCATTTTGCTGCCCGACGCGCAGCACGCCTGGCCCGTGGTGACCGGCGAAGAAGATTGA